In Fragaria vesca subsp. vesca unplaced genomic scaffold, FraVesHawaii_1.0 scf0513160_u, whole genome shotgun sequence, a single window of DNA contains:
- the LOC101305334 gene encoding peptidyl-prolyl cis-trans isomerase FKBP19, chloroplastic-like produces MASISAIGSPHRPLTSSAGISRTPVRRGSHSLLPPEAEKVPDSGAGSGSANVVDRRKMLLSSIGVVASAFCNKEAALASQFADMPALRGKDYGKSKMSYPDYTETESGLQYKDLRAGNGPKPKVGDTVVVDWDGYTIGYYGRIFEARNKTKGGSFEGDDKAFFKFRVGSQEVIPAFEEAITGMSIGGVRRIIVPPELGYPDNDYNKSGPKPNTFSGQRALDFVLGNQGLIDKTLLFDIELIKIIPN; encoded by the exons ATGGCTTCAATCTCAGCCATTGGATCCCCACACCGTCCTCTAACCTCATCTGCCGGAATCTCTCGAACCCCTGTTCGGCGCGGATCccactctcttcttcctccggAAGCCGAGAAAGTTCCTGATTCAGGCGCAGGCA GTGGAAGCGCCAATGTTGTCGATCGAAGAAAGATGCTGTTGTCATCGATTGGAGTGGTGGCTTCAGCTTTCTGTAATAAAGAAGCAGCCTTGGCATCTCAATTTGCAGACA TGCCGGCACTTAGGGGGAAGGACTACGGAAAGTCGAAAATGAGTTATCCCGACTATACAGAAACTGAATCAGGTCTTCAGTATAAG GACTTGCGAGCTGGAAATGGCCCCAAGCCGAAGGTTGGGGATACAGTGGTG GTTGATTGGGATGGTTATACCATTGGATACTATGGTCGCATATTTGAAGCTCGAAATAAGACAAAAGGTGGTTCATTTGAG GGTGATGACAAGGCTTTTTTCAAATTCAGGGTAGGATCTCAAGAG GTGATACCAGCTTTTGAGGAAGCTATTACAGGCATGTCTATTGGTGGCGTTAGAAG GATTATAGTGCCTCCAGAATTGGGATATCCCGACAATGATTACAACAAGAGCGGCCCAAAACCTAATACCTTTTCG GGCCAACGAGCGTTGGATTTTGTGCTGGGGAACCAAGGTCTGATAGACAAGACTCTTCTGTTTGATATCGAGCTGATTAAGATCATACCAAActga
- the LOC101305627 gene encoding sterol 14-demethylase-like, whose protein sequence is MDVDTKLLDGALPVVAALVLAVLIGVTILRRRSGHRLPPTVKALPLIGGLMRFLKGPIVMIREEYPKLGSVFTLNLFHKKITFLIGPEVSAHFFKAPESDLSQQEVYQFNVPTFGPGVVFDVDYTVRQEQFRFFTEALRVNKLKGYVDQMVTEAEDYFSKWGDSGEVDLKYELEHLIILTASRCLLGREVRDKLFDDVSSLFHELDNGMLPISVIAPYLPIPAHRRRDQARKKLTAIFANIINSRRCAKVSENDMLQYFIESKYKNGRKTTDSEITGLLIAALFAGQHTSSITSTWTGAYLLRNKQYLSAVSDEQKRLMAKHGKKIDHDILSEMDTLYRCIKEALRLHPPLIMLLRHSHSDFSVQTRDGKEYDIPKGHIVATSPAFANRLPHIFTNPDSYDPDRFAVGREEDKAAGAFSYISFGGGRHGCLGEPFAYLQIKAIWSHLLRNFEMELISPFPETDWNAMVVGVKGKVMVRYKRRELSAN, encoded by the exons ATGGATGTGGACACCAAGCTTCTAGATGGGGCTCTGCCGGTTGTGGCGGCTCTGGTGTTGGCTGTCCTTATCGGAGTTACTATACTCCGACGCCGATCTGGACACCGGCTTCCTCCGACTGTAAAGGCCTTGCCTTTGATTGGAGGGTTGATGAGGTTCTTGAAGGGTCCCATTGTGATGATCAGGGAGGAGTACCCTAAGCTTGGGAGTGTGTTCACATTGAACTTGTTTCACAAGAAGATTACTTTCTTGATTGGTCCTGAGGTTTCGGCGCACTTTTTCAAGGCGCCGGAGTCTGATCTTAGCCAGCAGGAGGTGTACCAGTTCAATGTGCCCACTTTCGGACCGGGAGTTGTGTTTGATGTGGATTATACTGTGAGGCAGGAGCAGTTTAGGTTCTTTACGGAGGCTTTGAGGGTCAATAAGCTCAAGGGGTATGTGGATCAGATGGTTACAGAAGCAGAG GATTACTTTTCTAAGTGGGGAGACAGTGGAGAGGTAGACTTGAAGTATGAGCTGGAGCATCTGATTATCCTAACAGCCAGTAGATGCCTCTTGGGTCGTGAAGTTCGTGATAAGCTCTTTGATGATGTTTCGTCTTTGTTCCATGAACTTGACAATGGCATGCTTCCCATTAGTGTCATCGCCCCATACCTGCCCATCCCAGCTCACCGCCGCCGTGACCAGGCCCGCAAGAAGCTTACAGCAATCTTTGCAAACATCATAAACTCCCGCAGATGTGCTAAGGTGTCTGAGAATGACATGTTGCAATATTTTATCGAGTCTAAGTACAAAAACGGCCGAAAAACAACTGATTCTGAGATCACTGGTTTGCTCATTGCTGCTCTCTTTGCTGGCCAACATACAAGTTCTATCACTTCCACTTGGACTGGGGCTTATCTCCTCCGGAACAAACAGTACCTATCTGCCGTGTCAGACGAGCAGAAAAGGCTTATGGCTAAGCATGGGAAGAAGATTGATCATGATATATTGTCCGAGATGGACACACTCTATCGTTGCATCAAGGAAGCTCTGAGACTGCACCCTCCACTGATCATGTTGCTACGACACTCGCATAGTGATTTCAGCGTACAAACTCGTGATGGGAAAGAATATGACATCCCGAAGGGCCACATAGTTGCCACATCACCAGCTTTTGCCAACCGACTTCCTCATATCTTCACGAACCCAGACAGCTACGATCCTGATAGATTTGCTGTTGGGAGGGAGGAAGACAAGGCTGCAGGGGCTTTCTCGTATATCTCATTTGGAGGTGGCAGGCATGGATGCCTTGGAGAGCCTTTTGCATACCTGCAGATTAAGGCTATATGGAGTCATTTGCTAAGGAACTTTGAAATGGAGCTAATTTCACCATTTCCAGAGACTGATTGGAATGCCATGGTTGTCGGTGTGAAAGGAAAGGTGATGGTTCGGTACAAGCGAAGGGAGCTTTCAGCTAACTAA